A window from Listeria seeligeri serovar 1/2b str. SLCC3954 encodes these proteins:
- the flgB gene encoding flagellar basal body rod protein FlgB translates to MENYTTHIGNYLNYLQTANQVVSNNIANANTSNFKASETSFEESLGSSLRPSGQNNETTTGSLTKTNSKHLTGTEIDQTNAKVTTKGGSINEDGNNVNVTSEMISLTKNNQMYALAISALNYNSSINTAARGK, encoded by the coding sequence GTGGAAAATTACACTACGCATATTGGTAATTATTTAAATTATCTCCAAACTGCCAACCAAGTAGTTTCGAATAATATCGCCAATGCCAATACATCGAATTTCAAAGCAAGTGAGACAAGTTTCGAGGAATCGCTTGGATCAAGTCTTCGTCCGTCTGGCCAAAACAATGAGACAACAACGGGTAGTTTAACCAAGACGAACAGCAAACATTTAACTGGCACAGAAATAGACCAAACAAATGCGAAAGTAACAACTAAAGGCGGTTCTATTAATGAAGATGGCAATAATGTAAATGTTACTTCTGAAATGATTAGCTTAACGAAAAACAACCAAATGTACGCGCTCGCGATCAGTGCACTCAACTATAACTCATCAATCAACACAGCAGCTCGTGGAAAGTAA
- a CDS encoding flagellar export chaperone FliS gives MQAWKRYTQNELNTSNPIKNTIYIYERCIIEFKKLEKALEALHFSEADLILDKMEKIFEELKLQLNPEAGQELYDNIFGLYEWISEQIRQMQLLKQPVNIDTIIHVITQLKEGYEGVMKHESSKDTFG, from the coding sequence ATGCAAGCTTGGAAACGGTATACCCAAAATGAACTAAATACAAGCAACCCCATCAAAAACACGATTTATATATACGAACGTTGTATTATCGAATTTAAAAAGTTAGAAAAAGCACTAGAAGCACTACATTTTTCTGAAGCAGATTTAATTCTCGATAAAATGGAAAAAATCTTTGAAGAATTAAAATTACAACTAAATCCAGAAGCCGGTCAAGAATTATACGATAATATTTTTGGACTGTACGAATGGATTTCCGAACAAATTCGCCAAATGCAATTACTAAAACAACCAGTTAACATCGACACAATCATTCACGTCATCACGCAGCTGAAAGAAGGCTACGAGGGAGTGATGAAACATGAATCAAGCAAAGACACATTTGGCTGA
- the fliE gene encoding flagellar hook-basal body complex protein FliE: MAMESINTASVMPKVTLAETAKTDNAAGAGNTFTQMLDSMSDVQSNAQNSVSNLLTTGEGNASDVLIQMKKAESEMKTAAVIRDNVIESYKQLLNMQV; this comes from the coding sequence ATGGCAATGGAAAGTATTAATACAGCAAGCGTTATGCCCAAAGTCACGCTTGCTGAAACCGCAAAAACAGACAACGCGGCTGGTGCCGGAAATACCTTCACGCAAATGCTGGATAGTATGAGTGATGTACAATCAAACGCACAAAATTCCGTTTCCAACCTATTAACTACCGGAGAAGGAAATGCAAGTGATGTACTTATTCAAATGAAAAAAGCAGAATCAGAAATGAAAACTGCTGCGGTCATTCGTGATAATGTAATCGAAAGCTACAAACAGCTTTTAAATATGCAAGTGTAG
- the flgC gene encoding flagellar basal body rod protein FlgC, producing the protein MFEGINTSGSALNAAKQWMEVSSNNIANADSSAAPGETPFLRKRVVMSEISPFETALTGTKGVKVSEISSDTGSVKRVYDPTHPNANEAGYVNYANVDMTAEMTNLMVGQKMYAANTSALQANEKMMEKDLEIGKV; encoded by the coding sequence ATGTTTGAAGGGATAAACACAAGTGGCTCAGCGTTAAATGCTGCGAAACAATGGATGGAAGTTAGTTCGAATAATATTGCGAACGCGGACTCAAGCGCCGCACCTGGCGAAACACCTTTCCTTAGAAAACGTGTCGTCATGTCAGAAATAAGCCCATTCGAAACCGCACTTACCGGTACAAAAGGCGTCAAAGTAAGCGAAATATCAAGCGATACAGGCAGCGTCAAGCGTGTCTATGATCCAACACATCCAAATGCAAATGAAGCTGGCTACGTAAATTACGCAAACGTTGATATGACTGCCGAAATGACCAATTTAATGGTCGGTCAAAAAATGTATGCTGCAAATACTTCCGCTTTACAAGCAAATGAAAAAATGATGGAAAAAGATTTAGAGATTGGCAAAGTATAA